The following nucleotide sequence is from Zea mays cultivar B73 chromosome 1, Zm-B73-REFERENCE-NAM-5.0, whole genome shotgun sequence.
GAAAATACCACCACAGAGCCAGCCTGATCAAAATGGAACAGGAGTTACAAAATGATCACCACTAGACAATTCAGGAAACAAGGATGGGGTCAACATACCTTCTTAGGAGCATCCACCACCTCCTGTGCAGCCTGGTTCAGCGCACTTTTGTCATCTTTGTTTCCTTGAATTACCACATGATTATCCATCCCAGGCATGTGAGATCTTGGTTGCCCTTGTCTGCTAGCTCCATCAGTTTGTGAATGCAAATGTGATGGCAAGGGTGGCCGCACACCACCAGCAGGCACCCCAGGTGCTCCAGGGCCTCTTTGTGGTAATCCTCCTGACCCAGATAAATTAGCTTGTGAGGAACAGAAAAATCACAGGATGTCATGTTACCTTAGCTATGCCCTGACAattaagaaccagatgacaagcaaAGTATACCTTGATTGTGTTGCCATGATGGACTATTGTATGCTGTTGAAGGCAAGCCTGTAGCTCGTAACAGTGTCTCATCATGCCTAAGAGAGTCAGGAAGGGCTGGGGGAAGAGGAATTCCAGCTCGGTGCCTCTCCATTAAATAAAGAGCGATGCAAAACTCTCTCAAAGAAAGCATGCCATCATTGTCTTGGTCAGACAAATCCCACACTTGCTTCAGGACCTCTGAAATGGTTAAAAGAACAACACATGCATTAACCAATAGCTATGGTATTTCAGACTATGAGATATGTTTAGTGATCATAAAGAAAGAACCACAAGGACAAAAAAAGCTACTCCCTCCGTCCTGTAATATAGCACATTCAAGCATTCAAAAATTGTACTCAGATATAAGGGATTCTAGAGACAGAAAACAGTTTTGCATTAAATACTTGCATAAATTTGGTAGGTATTATATTGTTACTTGCCATTTATCAACCAATCATCATTGATCATGTTCATGATAGCATCTGATTAGGAAATAAAGTAAGGGCACATGCGTCTTTTTTGTTCTCCCTTAATCTGTCTCTGTCCTAAATATCTAGAATGCACTATATTACAGGACAGAGGGAGTATAATGCTAACCAGTAATTTTAACAGTATGATAGCATAGACCGAATCTAAGTTTGGAACAAAAACCTAAGTAAATGATATACATGATTAGGGTAGTGGGAAGTTGGTGACAGTATCCTACCCCTTGGAAGCCTCCAACTGAGGAACAGAGTGCGAGCTTCTGCACCAGTTATTTTGCCATCTCTGTCCCTATCAACATCCCCAAAGACTTTCATGTACTTCTGGATGTCCGGTTGAGTAATTTTGGGCCATTGAGAAGCTGAATTAGAAATCCCAGCAGAGACAACAGGTGTAGCTGGAGCAGGAATGGACTTTACGATAGGCTGAGTCTGTTGAGGTTGGCTGCTACCTTGCAAAGAACCAAACTGAGTGAGATTAGTCAGGTTCTGGGAGCCAGTAGGCGTGGCCATAAAACTGGATGAACTCGGAATCGAGCTTGTCTGAGGTGCAGATAAGCTTGGCTTTGGCTGTGTAAGTGCAGAGAAGATGTCTGTGCTTGATCCAGAGCTGCTGGCAGGGCCATTTCCAGACAGTACCAAAGCTTTTGAATTCTGAGGCAAAACAGCACTGTTGCTCTGTGGAGGCAATGGCGATGAAGACATTGCTTGTACCTGTTGTCCAGGCACCATGCCCATTGTGCTAGGTAAACCTGGACCAAATCCACGTGTTGTCTGAGAAGGAGCAGCTCCTGGTATAGCTCGTGGGATGCCTCCAACTGAGGCAGCATTACCGCCTTGCCAACTGATAGATCCTTCCATGCTGCCTCCATGGACCAAACCTTGATTGATTCCAGGCGCTTGAGCTTGAAATGAAGCTGCTGGAGTTCCAACCTGTGGTGGCCGCATGAAACCGGTACTAGAAGGTTGCTGTTGAGTAATTCCCAGGTTAGGAGGCTGTGGCTGCATTGCCCTTGGTGCAGCAAATTGAGTTGCTTGTAGAGCACCACCCTGACTCGCAGCTGGCATCATAGAACTGATCCCTTGGGGCCTTGGAGCAGCACCAGGGTTCACCTGCAGCATACTAACTTGGGTAGATGTCGGCATCATACCGCTTCCCTGGGGCCTTGGTGTGCCAGCCGGATTCATCTGAGCTGCTCCAACCTGCCCGGGCGTCATCGCAGCGCTCCCCTGAGGCCTAGGCGCCCCCGCAGCACCCATCTGTGAACGAGCCGCCCCCGCGGCTATCTTGGGAGCTGGAATTCGAGCCGCGGCGGGACCATACAGTGCCGACTGCACTATGTCGGGCGTGAGCTGACGCCCGCTCTGCGCTACGGTGACCAGGCGCAGCGCGTTGAAGAATTCCGGGCGGCCGAGGAAACCAGTCTTGTTCTGATCGGCGTGCATCCATACCTGCGCCCATCCGAGAAACTCTTAACGCGTTCGAATCCGCGGGGCAAGGATCTAGTATGGTTCGCCGCTATCACGCCTAAAATTGGACGCTCAAGTGGGCGAATGCGCG
It contains:
- the LOC100194194 gene encoding uncharacterized protein LOC100194194, yielding MAAGTEAFEAYFRRADLDQDGRISGQEAVAFFQGANLPQPVLAQVWMHADQNKTGFLGRPEFFNALRLVTVAQSGRQLTPDIVQSALYGPAAARIPAPKIAAGAARSQMGAAGAPRPQGSAAMTPGQVGAAQMNPAGTPRPQGSGMMPTSTQVSMLQVNPGAAPRPQGISSMMPAASQGGALQATQFAAPRAMQPQPPNLGITQQQPSSTGFMRPPQVGTPAASFQAQAPGINQGLVHGGSMEGSISWQGGNAASVGGIPRAIPGAAPSQTTRGFGPGLPSTMGMVPGQQVQAMSSSPLPPQSNSAVLPQNSKALVLSGNGPASSSGSSTDIFSALTQPKPSLSAPQTSSIPSSSSFMATPTGSQNLTNLTQFGSLQGSSQPQQTQPIVKSIPAPATPVVSAGISNSASQWPKITQPDIQKYMKVFGDVDRDRDGKITGAEARTLFLSWRLPREVLKQVWDLSDQDNDGMLSLREFCIALYLMERHRAGIPLPPALPDSLRHDETLLRATGLPSTAYNSPSWQHNQGGLPQRGPGAPGVPAGGVRPPLPSHLHSQTDGASRQGQPRSHMPGMDNHVVIQGNKDDKSALNQAAQEVVDAPKKVEVEKQVLDSREKLEYYRTKMQDLVLYKSRCENRLNEITERASSDKREVESLAKKYEEKYKQVAELASKLAVEEAAYRDVQERKVELHDALIKMVQGGSVDGLLQVRADRIQYQLEEMEKALSERCKHFELKFKPSASVELPSGWEPGPQEGLIEWDEDWDKFEDEGFSIVKDNGTIQENPVSAENGKVPSLWDDGDMSPVASSNGHIKEERRYSGGDQVAESEIAYDFGDESVRSPGSAGRSASGSPFKSSGFGMHDSSPSKRESYSDHGGSESVFGDKFADETSWNFDDQDTDSVWGSTVLNTEADQRGGTHNSFFGSEAGSPSGASVFGKKRNSFFDDSVPSSPAYTSGFSPKFGESRDDSSSYNFGRFDSFRSQDTGSFPQESRFSRFDSISSSKGENVSGFDTGNSSRNFGRFDSFDDADPFGSSGPFKASGSRSPPKF